The genomic window AATCGCGGATCCCTGGCGATATAGCTTCGAACAACCGGCGGACAACTGGCAGCGAGCGGATTTTGACGATACCACTTGGCGGCAAGGTCGCGGTGGTTTTGGGACCCAAGGTACCCCCGCGGCTCGGATCGGCACGGTCTGGAAGACCAGCGACATCTGGCTGCGGAAATCCTTTCAGCTCGACGCCGTGCCCGAACATCCTGCTCTGTTGATCCATCACGATGAGGACGCCGAGGTGTATATCAACGGTCAGCGAGTGTTGGCCGTCAGTGGCTGGTCGGTCGACTACGCCGTGGTAGAACTTCCCGAACAACACCACCAGACGCTGCGGGCAGGCGAAAATCTGCTCGCCGTGCATTGTCACCAAAACACGGGCGGCCAGTATATCGACGTGCAGGTCGTCGATGGCGACAACCCGCCTCCACCCCCGCCAGCGATTCCCTTCCAGTCGGATTTGATTACCCGTTGGGGAGCCGAACTGGACGCGGACAATGTCTGGGCGGAATATCCGCGTCCGCAACTGGTCCGCAACCATTGGCAGAACCTGAACGGCCACTGGGACTACGCCGTCCGTCCGCTGGCCAAGCAAGCCGGCGCCGAACAAGCCGTACCCCAGAAATGGGACGGGGAAATTTTGGTGCCGTTTTGTTTGGAATCCAAGTTGGGTGGTGTACAGCGGTTGCTCGGTGCCGATGAATCCCTGTGGTATCGGCGGACGTTTGAGGCGTCGAGCAACCCCGGACGGCGGACGCTGTTGAATTTCGAAGCGGTCGACTATCGCTGCGAAGTGTTTGTGAACGGCACTTCGGTAGGCCGGCATCAGGGCGGTAACACTCCGTTTTCATTCGATATCACCGATGCGCTTCGCTCCGGCGAAAACGAATTGGTGGTCCGCGTGGAGGACGAAACCGAAGCCTGGCAGTTGCGTGGCAAACAGGTCCTGGAGCCACGTGGAATATGGTACACGCGAGTATCCGGGATTTGGCAAACCGTGTGGTTGGAGCAGGTCGCATCCAGTCATGTGGTCGACCTGAAAATCCACACCGATGTCGACACGGGCCGGATTGAAGTTCAACCCCACATCGAAGGCAAGCAGGCGGTCGAAACGGTTCGCTTGGTGGTCAAGGACGGCGACCGCAAGGTCGCGGAACTCCAAGGCGGCACGGATCGATTGGCCGTCACCATCCCTGACGCCAAATTATGGTCCCCCAGTTCGCCGCATTTGTATGACTTGGAAGTGACCCTGTTAAACCCCGCTGGAGACGTGTTGGATCAGGTCAGCTCCTACGCCGGCATTCGTGCGGTGGGAAAAACTCGTGACGCCGATGGGCATCGGCGGATGACGCTCAACGGCCAGACGCTGTTCCACTGGGGGCCACTCGATCAGGGTTGGTGGCCCGATGGTTTGCTGACGCCGCCATCGGACGAAGCCATGTTGTTCGATATCGAATATCTGAAGGCCGCGGGTTTTAATATGATCCGCAAACATATCAAAGTCGAACCACGGCGGTACTACTACCACTGCGATCGACTGGGGATGATGGTTTGGCAAGACCAGGTCAGCGCCGGCCACAACCCGCCTTGGACTCGGCTGAAGCCGAACCCCGAAGATGCGGATTGGCCCGACGATCCGCACGCTCAGTTCATGCTAGAGCTGGAACGCATGATCGATTCATTGGAAAACCATCCATCGATCGTTGTCTGGGTACCGTTCAACGAAGCTTGGGGACAACATCGCACGGTGGCAGTGGGCAAATGGACGGTCGAGCGAGATCCCACGCGGTTGGTCAACGTTGCCAGCGGCGGCAATTTTTGGCCCGTCGGAGACATCGTCGATCATCACAGCTACCCCCACCCCAACTTTCCCTTTGCCCCGCAACGCTATGGCGACTTTATCAAAGTCGTCGGCGAGTTCGGCGGGCACGGTTATCCCGTCAAAGGTCATCTATGGGACGCCCAACGCGACAATTGGGGGTACGGCGGATTGCCGAAGACGAAGCAAGAATATCTTCAACGGTATGTGACGTCGCTGGAAAAACTGCAGCAGCTGAAGCAACAGGGCATCGCCGCGGGGGTGTATACCCAAACCACCGATGTGGAAGGCGAGATCAACGGCTTGATGACCTATGATCGCAAGCAGATCAAAATCCCCGCCAAGCAGTTGGCCGAGCTGCACCGCCGGTTGTGGGAAGATTAGCTTATTCGTAGCTACGCTCGCCAGAGCGTGAAGGTATTACTGACGGATTCACTTTACTCCCGCTCTGGGCATTGGTATCTACACAAGGCGCACCACCCCATTTCACCCTCCCCTCGCTAAGGCTCGACCCTCCTTAAAAAGGAGGGTGAAGGAAGCGGCCCTAAGGTCCAATGCTGCCGTTATCCATTTCACGTTCCGTCCAGTTAAAATATCCAAACTCTGGCGAGTTCGGCTACTAGAATTGCATGGTCGCCTCTCGCCTCTGATCTCCAACAACACGGACTCCTATGACCACCCCTCGACGTACTTTCCTGGCCGCTTCCTGCGCGGCGGCTTCTTCGGCTCTGCTTGCGCCTCATGTTTCCGCCATGGTCACGGGAAAACGTATTCGGGTGGGCCAGATCGGGACGGCTCACGCCCATGCGTCGGGCAAGCTGGCGGCGATGAGGCAACAAGAGGATTTGTTCGAAGTGGTGGGAGTTGTGGAGCCCGATGAAGCTCGTCGCGCGGCCATGCAAAAATCAAAAGCGTACCAGGGCGTGACGTTTTTGACCGAGCAGCAACTGCTGGAAACGCCGGGGTTGGCGGCCGTGGCCGTGGAAACGGCGGTGGCGGATCTGGTGCCCACAGCGATGCGGTGTCTGGCCGCCGGCAAACACATCCATTTGGACAAGCCGGCCGGGGTGTCGCTGCCGCAGTGCGTGGCGATGCATCAGTTAGCCGATCAAAACGGCTTGACGATTCAGATGGGTTACATGCTGCGTTATAACCCCGCCTTCATCACCCTGTTCGAAATGGTTCGCGACGGTTGGCTGGGCGATATCACCGAGCTGACCGGAGCGATGAGCAAACTGGCCAGCGAGGGACTCCGCAAAGATCTCGCGCAGTACGCCGGCGGCGGCATGTTCGAACTGTCCTGTCATTTGATCGACGCGATGGTGACCGTGCTGGGCAGGCCTGACAAAGTCACCGCGCACAATCGCGGCACGCGGGATGACGGTTTCTTGGACAATCAAATGGCCGTGTTCGACTACCCGACCGCGATCGCCACGATCCGAGCCAACCACCTGGATCCCTTTGGCTTTCCACATCGGCATTTCAACGTGGTGGGACAAAGCGGCGCGTATCACATCAACCCGCTGGAACCGCCGCAAGCCAAGCTCGCCCTGGATCGCCCGCGAGGGAAATACGCCAAGGGAACACACGCGTTGAAATTCGAAAGGCCCACGGGACGGTACGACGCCGAGTTCCAAGACTTGGCCAAAGTGATTCGCGGCGAGAAGCAATTGGCCTGGGACTCCAAGCACGACATCGCGGTGCACGAAGCGGTGTTGCTGGCCAGCGGGATGCCGACGCAGTAAGGGCCTCGCGATCTAGCTATCTTCCTGTCACCCATCTTCCTGTCAAAAACCTCGCACAGAAACTGGACAGGAAGATGGGTGACAGGAAAATTTGAGATTTGAGATTTGAGATTTGAGATTTGAGATTTGAAATTTGAAATTTGAAATTTGAAATTTGAAATTTGAAATTTGAAATTTGAAATTTGTGCGGTTGCTGGGATGGGAGCGCAGTGGTACTTCCAGCGTTGGAGGACCGGTTTGTACGTTGCGATGTGTGGTTGGGTCCGAATGAATGGCACCGTGGCCGCAACGCGGTTGAACAACGCTATTACGCCAAGATCGACCTGATCGGGGTGCCTTCGCTGAGTGCCATTGGGCGGCCGACGGGGGTATCGAGGATGCGGTCGTACTCCACTCCGACGGCTTTTAAGATCGTGGCGTGCAGGTCGGCGACCGTGACTGGCGCTTCGACGTTCTTGGCCACCAAGTCGTCGGCTTTTAGGTCTGGCTCGGGGGCCGTGGCGCCATGCACCGCGCCCGCGCGAATCCCGCAACCGGCAAGCAGTGTGGAAAAACCATGCGGCCAGTGATCGCGTCCACCGACGGGGTTGATGCCGGGGGTGCGGCCGAATTCACCGCCACAAACCACCAGCGTCGTATCCAACAGGTCTCGCTCGGCCAGCGTTTTCAGCAAGGTCGCCAGGGCCGGGTCGAGCGTCTGGCAGGCGCTGGACTGCAGTTCGTGATTGTTGACATGGGAGTCCCAACCGGTGAGCGTGACTTCGACACACCGCACGCCGACTTCGATCAGTCGCGCGGCAGCCAAACATCCGCGGCCGAAGGCCGTGTCACCGAAGTCGGTGACGAGTTGCTTGGATTCTTGCGAGACGTCAAAAGCGTTTAGTTGTTCGCTGTCCATCATCGTCAACGCGGCTCGCGTGGCGGTGGTGTGCAGTGTGCGTTGGCGTTCCAGGTCGGCGATGCGGCCGCGTGAGAATTCGTCTTCGACAACGTTCAGCAGGTCGTCGATGCGGCGATTGAATCGTTCGGGCGTCGTGCGGCGGGCGACGTCGGGAACCGAGGTCGCCGGGTCGTAGACTTTAAAGGCATCGTAGGTGGGGCCCAGGTAACCGCCGCGAGCTGGTGAGCCGCCGGGCAGAATGGAAACGTGGCGAGGGATGTCCGCGCCGACGTTACTTTCGTGGCAGACCACCGATCCGATCGAGGGGTGCACGATTGAAGGATTGGGCCGATAACCGGTTTTGACGTTGTAGACCGCTCGCTTGTGATCGCCTTCTTTGCCCGTCACGCTGCGAACCAAGGCCGCGCGGTGCATCTGCTCGGCAACTTGCGGCAACAGGTTTGAAATCTGCAAGTTCCCGTTGGAAGTGCCGATCGCCGTGACCTCGCCGCCAATCGAGGTGCCCGGATGGGGGTCAAAGGTTTCCAGTTGACTGGGGGCGCCCTCCATCCACAGCAATATCACCGACTTGGGACGCTCCTTGCCGCCGCTGAGCTCGTCGGCGAGGGCTAGTTGGGCGGCCAACGGCGACAGGAACAAACCACCTCCGGCCGCTTTCAGCAGCGAGCGGCGGGAGAAGTGTTGGGTAGTGTTGCAGATCGGAGGCGTGTGCATAGCAGCGGTTCGGTTGAAGTACAGAATTTGTAGCCGAAGTCGCCAGACTTTGGAGTCGCGGAAGGCTGTCCAAACTCTGGCGAGTTCGGCTACGGTACTAGTCCAAACTCTGGCGAGTTCGGTTACGGTGCTAGTGGTTCCAGCCTAGTTCGCTGCTGTTGAGCAGCACCCAGTACATGTCTTCGATGGCTTGGCGGCGGTTGCCGTCGGCCAGTCGGGCCACGAAGGTTTCTCGTTCTCGTTCACTGGGGGAGCGATTCAGCACGGCCAGATAAGCCGTCTCGACCGCTTGTTCGTCGTTGGTGGCGAACATCGCGATGTGAGTGCAGGCATTTAGGACGGGGTTTTGCTTGGTGTGCTCGCTGACCAAATTGCCGTTGAGCATCAACAGACGCTGCGTGATCGTGACGGCATCCAGATCGAATTCGTCTTCGCCGGAGTCGCCGTAGCGTTTGACGAAGTCATTGGATTCGGTCAGCTTCTGCAGTTGCATCAGGAACGAACCTTCGGAGTCGAGTGTCTTGACGCGGCTGGCTTGGATCACACTGCCGGCCACCTGTTCGGGGCGGAGGCGAGTGACCGGGAACAGGGCCCAAGCCTGTTCGTGTCGCTCGGTGACCTCAAACGGAGCCCGGCTGTCGCGTTGATAGACGTCGCTGGAGACGATCACTCGGATCAGGCGTCGCAGGTTCCAGCCGTGGGCCACAAAGTCATCGGCCAGCCGATCCATGCCCGGCGGCAGCGGGCCGTGCAGCGGGATGTCGTCGACCGGATCGGTCATGGCCTTGCCCAACAGCAGGGCCCAAACGCGGTTGACCGCCGCGCGGGCACTCTGACGGTTTTCGGGATGCGTCATCCAGTGAGCCAGTTGTTGGCGGACGGGCAGGTTTTCGTCGACCAGGTCTTCCTGGAAAGGCACCTTGGGGGGCACGGCGACGGCTTCGTCGGCGTCCAGGTATTGGTATTCGTAGGTGTGATCCTGGTCGGCGATGCCCTGCAAACCGTTAAAGCGGGCGACGGCGAAAAAGGCGGCCAGCTGATGGAAATCCTGTTGCGTGCCCTCGCGCGATTCGCTGGCCGTGCCCAGTGAAACGTTGCCGAGAAAATCGTCGTGGCACTGCAGGCAATCGATTCGCATGCCTAGAAAGGCTCGACTGGTCCGCGATGCCAGCCGGGTCACATCGACCTGCCCTTCCTCCTCGCCGCTGTCCAGCGTCACGGTTAAGAAGTTGACCTGGGGTTGGTCGTTCCACAGACCGCGGGCGGTGATCATTTCCCGGATCATCTGATCGTAGGGGCGGTTGTTGTGTAATTGATCGCGGATCCAGGTGACGAAGCGGCGGCGGCGAAACACGATGAAGGGGCCTTCCTCGGCGCCCACGAAGCTCCGCGTCAGCCGTTCGCTCCAGTAGTCCTCAAATCGCTCGTCGGCCAACAAGCGGTCCAAGCACTGCTGCGTCCGCTGCTGCTCTGGCAGCGACTGCAGATACCGCATCTCTTCGACCGATAGTCCGCTGCCGACCAGCGACAGGGACATCCGACGGCAGATCGTTTGCCAGTCCGCCGTCGGTGCCGGCTGGACGTCGCGGTTGTGCCAGTGCCGCTGGAATTCCGCGTTTAAATCGTCGACAGTGGCCTGGATCGATTGGCTTTGCGAGGCGGGGATCGCGGCGACGCGAGCTTCCGCGCGCTGCGGCTTGCCCAAGCCGCTGGCGATGTATCCAAACGCCGTTAAACCCACGGCCGCAAACAGCCCCCATTGGGCCAGCGACTTCAGCAGCGGTGCTTTCCAGAATGCCATCGGGTGGGGCTCAGCGCGTCTGGGGTTGGGGCGTCAGAGGATCGGTACCTGGATGCTATTCGTTCTACCACACCGGCATCTTGGTAGAAACTTTTGTTTTTTCCCCAACATCTGCCTGCAGATCGTCAGCAGGCACCTTGTCAGAAACATAGTGGTTTTGCGAGGATACGCCTCGAAAGCTCGCGTCATAGGAACGATCGACGCGAGCAAACACCACTCCAACCCTCTTTGTGAACGATGACAATTTTGCGAATCGGATCGAATTCAGCCTACTCCGAAGGTTGGGACGCCGCGTTTGGCGGTAAGCCAGCGAAGAAGAAAGCGACCACCAAGAAAGCTAAGAAGGCCGCTACCAAAAAGGCCGCCGCCAAAAAGACCACCAAGAAGAAGGCCACGACCAAGAAAGCCACCGCGAAAAAAGCTCCTGTAAAGAAAGCCGCCGCCAAGAAGACAGTCAAAAAGGCCGCTGCTAAAAAGGCCACGACCAAAAAGAAAGTCACCAAGAAAAAAGCCACGAAAAAGGCTGCCAAGTCGTCCAAGAAGTCGGTGCGACGCTAGGCGGACTCTTTTTTCCGACGCCGTGTTACGCAGCCGAGAATAACTCGGTTATCTCCGGGACGGCCCCATTCCACTTGCGGACATTCTGATGGATTCGGTTACCAACCTGGAGCAACGATCACCGACGACGCCCGCGTCATCCGGTGCGGGGCTGGGGTACGGCATCATTGACCAGCCGATGCGGCAAGTGGAAGCTCGGCTGAGGCAGGAGCTGCAGAGCCGCTATGAGCAGCTGGCGCCCATCCTGCGACACGGGGCGTTGCTGGGCGGCAAGCGGATGCGTCCCGCGTTGGTTTTGCTGGCGGCCGAGGCCGTCGGGGAGGCCGGCGAGGCTCACGTGACCATCGCCACAGTGCTGGAAATGGTGCACACCGCAACACTGGTGCACGACGATGTGTTGGATAGCGCCCAACAGCGTCGACACGTGCCCACGGTGAACGCCAAATGGGACGAGCAGACCAGTATTCTGCTGGGCGATTATTTATTTGCACAGAGTTTCTACCTGTCGGCCACGCTGGATGACACTCGAGCCTGTCGCTGGATCGGCGAAGCGGCTCGCAGAGTCTGCGAAGGCGAACTGCGTCAGGTGCACTCTCGCGATGTGCTGG from Roseimaritima ulvae includes these protein-coding regions:
- a CDS encoding glycoside hydrolase family 2 protein, with product MFDRTCWRCCLTGWLIVAACCLASVVPVAAEQIADPWRYSFEQPADNWQRADFDDTTWRQGRGGFGTQGTPAARIGTVWKTSDIWLRKSFQLDAVPEHPALLIHHDEDAEVYINGQRVLAVSGWSVDYAVVELPEQHHQTLRAGENLLAVHCHQNTGGQYIDVQVVDGDNPPPPPPAIPFQSDLITRWGAELDADNVWAEYPRPQLVRNHWQNLNGHWDYAVRPLAKQAGAEQAVPQKWDGEILVPFCLESKLGGVQRLLGADESLWYRRTFEASSNPGRRTLLNFEAVDYRCEVFVNGTSVGRHQGGNTPFSFDITDALRSGENELVVRVEDETEAWQLRGKQVLEPRGIWYTRVSGIWQTVWLEQVASSHVVDLKIHTDVDTGRIEVQPHIEGKQAVETVRLVVKDGDRKVAELQGGTDRLAVTIPDAKLWSPSSPHLYDLEVTLLNPAGDVLDQVSSYAGIRAVGKTRDADGHRRMTLNGQTLFHWGPLDQGWWPDGLLTPPSDEAMLFDIEYLKAAGFNMIRKHIKVEPRRYYYHCDRLGMMVWQDQVSAGHNPPWTRLKPNPEDADWPDDPHAQFMLELERMIDSLENHPSIVVWVPFNEAWGQHRTVAVGKWTVERDPTRLVNVASGGNFWPVGDIVDHHSYPHPNFPFAPQRYGDFIKVVGEFGGHGYPVKGHLWDAQRDNWGYGGLPKTKQEYLQRYVTSLEKLQQLKQQGIAAGVYTQTTDVEGEINGLMTYDRKQIKIPAKQLAELHRRLWED
- a CDS encoding DUF1501 domain-containing protein, which codes for MHTPPICNTTQHFSRRSLLKAAGGGLFLSPLAAQLALADELSGGKERPKSVILLWMEGAPSQLETFDPHPGTSIGGEVTAIGTSNGNLQISNLLPQVAEQMHRAALVRSVTGKEGDHKRAVYNVKTGYRPNPSIVHPSIGSVVCHESNVGADIPRHVSILPGGSPARGGYLGPTYDAFKVYDPATSVPDVARRTTPERFNRRIDDLLNVVEDEFSRGRIADLERQRTLHTTATRAALTMMDSEQLNAFDVSQESKQLVTDFGDTAFGRGCLAAARLIEVGVRCVEVTLTGWDSHVNNHELQSSACQTLDPALATLLKTLAERDLLDTTLVVCGGEFGRTPGINPVGGRDHWPHGFSTLLAGCGIRAGAVHGATAPEPDLKADDLVAKNVEAPVTVADLHATILKAVGVEYDRILDTPVGRPMALSEGTPIRSILA
- a CDS encoding polyprenyl synthetase family protein, coding for MDSVTNLEQRSPTTPASSGAGLGYGIIDQPMRQVEARLRQELQSRYEQLAPILRHGALLGGKRMRPALVLLAAEAVGEAGEAHVTIATVLEMVHTATLVHDDVLDSAQQRRHVPTVNAKWDEQTSILLGDYLFAQSFYLSATLDDTRACRWIGEAARRVCEGELRQVHSRDVLDLDEAAYLSIVQGKTAELCSVACRLGAAYAGADEVTVERLSNYGDALGIAFQIADDFLDLWGDSDQTGKTLGTDLWQGKMTLPLIRLLQTSDAAQRETILQILSGPAADRLPAITPLLAASDARDYTRRRAQEFVDTALAAISSLPDSPAQAMLQKLARFAIDRRF
- a CDS encoding DUF1553 domain-containing protein, whose protein sequence is MAFWKAPLLKSLAQWGLFAAVGLTAFGYIASGLGKPQRAEARVAAIPASQSQSIQATVDDLNAEFQRHWHNRDVQPAPTADWQTICRRMSLSLVGSGLSVEEMRYLQSLPEQQRTQQCLDRLLADERFEDYWSERLTRSFVGAEEGPFIVFRRRRFVTWIRDQLHNNRPYDQMIREMITARGLWNDQPQVNFLTVTLDSGEEEGQVDVTRLASRTSRAFLGMRIDCLQCHDDFLGNVSLGTASESREGTQQDFHQLAAFFAVARFNGLQGIADQDHTYEYQYLDADEAVAVPPKVPFQEDLVDENLPVRQQLAHWMTHPENRQSARAAVNRVWALLLGKAMTDPVDDIPLHGPLPPGMDRLADDFVAHGWNLRRLIRVIVSSDVYQRDSRAPFEVTERHEQAWALFPVTRLRPEQVAGSVIQASRVKTLDSEGSFLMQLQKLTESNDFVKRYGDSGEDEFDLDAVTITQRLLMLNGNLVSEHTKQNPVLNACTHIAMFATNDEQAVETAYLAVLNRSPSERERETFVARLADGNRRQAIEDMYWVLLNSSELGWNH
- a CDS encoding Gfo/Idh/MocA family protein; the protein is MTTPRRTFLAASCAAASSALLAPHVSAMVTGKRIRVGQIGTAHAHASGKLAAMRQQEDLFEVVGVVEPDEARRAAMQKSKAYQGVTFLTEQQLLETPGLAAVAVETAVADLVPTAMRCLAAGKHIHLDKPAGVSLPQCVAMHQLADQNGLTIQMGYMLRYNPAFITLFEMVRDGWLGDITELTGAMSKLASEGLRKDLAQYAGGGMFELSCHLIDAMVTVLGRPDKVTAHNRGTRDDGFLDNQMAVFDYPTAIATIRANHLDPFGFPHRHFNVVGQSGAYHINPLEPPQAKLALDRPRGKYAKGTHALKFERPTGRYDAEFQDLAKVIRGEKQLAWDSKHDIAVHEAVLLASGMPTQ